In one Lolium rigidum isolate FL_2022 chromosome 3, APGP_CSIRO_Lrig_0.1, whole genome shotgun sequence genomic region, the following are encoded:
- the LOC124702962 gene encoding T-complex protein 1 subunit zeta 1, producing the protein MSIRMLNQNAEVLNKSAALHMNINAAKGLQEVLCTNLGPKGTIKMLVGGAGDIKLTKDGNTLLKEMQIQNPTAIMIARTAVAQDDSSGDGTTSTVLFIGELMKQSERCIEEGTHPRFLVDGFEVAKRATLEFLETFKTPVVMGDQPDREILKMVARTTLRTKLYEGLADQLTDIVVNAVLCIRQSDEPIDLFMVEIMHMRHKFDVDTRLIEGLVLDHGSRHPDMKRRAENCYILTANVSLEYEKSEINAGFFYSNAEQREKMVSAERRQVDERVKKIIELKNKVCSGTDKNFVVINQKGIDPPSLDLLARAGIIALRRAKRRNMERLVLACGGEAINSVDDLTEDCLGWAGLVYEHVLGEEKYTFVENVKNPHSCTILIKGPNDHTIAQIKDAVRDGLRSVKNTVEDEAVVLGAGAFEMAARKHLMDNVKKTVKGRAQLGVKAFADALLVIPKTLAENSGLDTQDVIVALENEHDRGLVVGLNHNSGEPVDPEMEGIYDNYIVKRQIINSGPIIASQLLLVDEVIRAGRNMRKPT; encoded by the exons ATGTCGATCCGCATGCTGAACCAGAACGCGGAGGTGCTCAACAAGTCGGCGGCGCTGCAcatgaacatcaacgccgccaaggGCCTCCAGGAGGTGCTCTGCACCAACCTCGGACCCAAGGGCACCATCAAGAT GCTCGTGGGTGGAGCTGGTGACATCAAGCTGACCAAGGATGGGAACACCCTCCTGAAAGAAATG CAAATCCAGAACCCGACAGCAATCATGATTGCAAGGACAGCCGTGGCGCAGGATGACTCGAGCGGCGATGGTACCACATCCACCGTGCTTTTCATCGGGGAGCTTATGAAGCAGTCTGAGCGATGCATCGAAGAAG GTACCCACCCACGTTTTTTGGTTGATGGCTTTGAGGTTGCCAAAAGAGCAACTCTTGAATTTCTTGAGACATTCAAGACACCAGTTGTTATGGGTGATCAACCTGACAGGGAGATCTTGAAAATGGTTGCAAGAACAACCCTTAGGACAAAG CTCTATGAAGGATTGGCTGATCAGTTGACTGATATTGTTGTAAACGCG GTCCTATGCATCCGCCAAAGCGATGAACCGATTGATCTTTTCATGGTGGAAATAATGCATATGCGCCACAAATTCGATGTGGACACCCGTCTg ATTGAGGGTCTGgtccttgaccatggttctcggcACCCTGACATGAAGCGAAGGGCAGAGAATTGTTACATTCTGACCGCTAATGTATCACTGGAATACGAGAAAAG TGAAATAAATGCAGGATTCTTCTACTCAAATgcggaacaaagagaaaagatgGTTTCTGCAGAGAGACGTCAAGTTGATGAACGTGTCAAGAAGATCATTGAATTGAAAAATAAG GTCTGCTCAGGAACTGACAAGAATTTTGTGGTGATCAACCAAAAGGGCATTGATCCTCCATCCCTTGATCTCCTAGCTAGAGCAGGG ATTATTGCTCTCCGAAGAGCGAAGAGGAGGAACATGGAGAGACTTGTGCTAGCATGTGGAGGTGAAGCCATCAATTCAGTCGATGACTTGACTGAAGACTGTCTTGGCTGGGCTGGGCTTGTCTATGAGCATGTTCTTGGAGAAGAGAAGTACACGTTTGTGGAGAATGTAAAAAATCCGCACTCTTGTACTATATTGATTAAAG GACCTAATGACCACACCATTGCACAAATTAAGGATGCTGTTCGAGATGGTCTTAGATCTGTTAAGAACACAGTTGAGGATGAAGCTGTTGTGCTG GGTGCTGGAGCGTTTGAGATGGCTGCTAGGAAGCATCTCATGGACAATGTGAAGAAAACCGTTAAAGGA CGAGCCCAACTTGGGGTGAAGGCATTTGCCGATGCTCTCCTTGTTATACCCAAGACGCTAGCAGAGAATTCGGGTTTAGATACCCAAGACGTCATTGTCGCTCTTGAG AACGAGCATGATCGTGGATTGGTTGTGGGACTGAACCATAATTCTGGAGAACCAGTCGACCCCGAGATGGAAGGCATCTACGACAACTACATCGTGAAACGCCAGATCATCAATTCCGG ACCCATCATTGCCTCACAGCTATTGCTTGTGGACGAAGTGATCAGGGCAGGCCGCAACATGAGGAAACCAACCTAA
- the LOC124696019 gene encoding uncharacterized protein LOC124696019 produces MQFQSSNCAEMPAKVDGSGAKDLPVDPSAFGFPQNANQEYYNRALQYGYSASRQGFEDKGFLPTGPNFVLNNASAPPGEYQQFDHFFRPLQPAGSDGMQVQNNRTSITHRSRPSDVSCLDHLEETTSHDTDGYDDRAISFGSSCSTGILCYPYSSPLQSDNCIADKQDGTWAALMQMQEALEAPNEECSDLTFNNTELSGGNTMQHQVVWDNGCLASPSFTSNFLPFPGEAEATVTNTSRICNLQNSVDLPYDNDEGISSFELNVPEYNRATTSHVCERRDEMHSADLRTYPVHGESFDLMPVTQGRQNDKSHEQFSSFANSVDGYVDSGMKKLHGFYDCEEQMEIDSLLNSFGASSDTFPQTYEIFQKGEKIVDLDKKVILEESISATFASSMASYTAQAGATESAVYDGSSCQQYQSTSQSCGLLYSPACQWKRMPSSVFPLGGCQNGVSVSNPMTALGTNGKELGLYSGYFSVQQQQNVSSDAKLELVDNVANPYQEFAMGMDGQFCSKRTNPYQNEVLATQGIWGPQRDMMIKFSNPTGQSDMQLLMTQTPPGHLPAPSFFKYPNSSFIEAELSKVDQHHSDMQLPMTETCQVQLSATSLSKDPDTSLIEGTELKKVEKHDSDIQLPMTQTSHVQLPAPSLSKDPNSSLLGRTKLTKVEQHDSDMQLPMTQTSHAHLPAPSLSKDPDSASLGGTGLKKVDQHDSDMQLPMTWTSHAQLPAMSLSKDPNSPLIGQTELKKVEQHDSDMQLPMTQASHAQLPAPSLSKDPDSASLGGIELKKVDKHDSDMQLPLAHTSHVQLPAMSLSKGPNSSLIGRTELKKVGQHDLDMQVPMTQTSRAQLPAPSLSKDPDSASVGGTELKKIDQLDDYSQQSILLSATKPSNSSGSPINKFDGEVVSRPIKRKRSTAYVLTSHEQVMSGGGKMQCLSAPELDCAHATERLPEKVDGENATFAENSTVVSRAHRRLDLTTSLIQYVLPVPPARLLAANVTNSSETVVYHISKLVVSDMYRTDNAMQSEYMPPNETSTSGKEDNNIVSEVLETFNTRFDDLERSVSRAEKALTFQDFASEVRDIERWSILHRFVKLRMLQEYRRLHAGGSLDSTPHPFSTSILKHHEDPSMPLDSLNRVRCRLLK; encoded by the exons ATGCAGTTCCAGTCTAGCAATTGTGCCGAAATGCCGGCTAAAGTAGATGGGTCTGGTGCAAAAGATTTGCCAGTTGACCCAAGTGCATTTGGTTTTCCACAAAATGCAAATCAGGAATATTATAACCGGGCTTTACAGTATGGTTATTCAGCTTCAAGGCAGGGTTTTGAAGATAAAGGTTTTTTACCAACTGGTCCAAATTTTGTTCTGAATAATGCTTCTGCTCCACCGGGAGAATATCAACAGTTTGACCACTTTTTTAGACCTCTTCAGCCTGCAGGATCTGATGGAATGCAGGTGCAAAATAATCGCACCAGTATCACACATCGCAGTAGACCTTCTGATGTATCCTGCCTTGATCATCTTGAAGAAACAACTTCTCACGATACTGATGGTTATGATGATAGAGCTATCTCATTCGGAAGTAGTTGTAGCACAGGGATTTTGTGTTATCCATATAGCAGCCCTTTGCAAAGTGATAACTGCATTGCTGACAAGCAGGATGGGACTTGGGCTGCGCTTATGCAAATGCAAGAGGCTTTGGAAGCACCTAATGAAGAGTGCAGTGACTTGACTTTCAACAATACAGAACTTTCAGGTGGGAACACCATGCAGCACCAAGTTGTTTGGGACAATGGCTGTTTAGCAAGTCCATCTTTCACCTCAAACTTTTTACCCTTCCCTGGAGAGGCTGAAGCCACTGTCACAAATACCAGCAGAATTTGTAACTTACAAAACTCTGTTGATCTCCCGTATGATAATGATGAAGGCATATCCTCTTTTGAGCTTAATGTGCCTGAATATAACAGGGCAACTACAAGCCATGTCTGTGAACGTCGAGATGAAATGCATTCTGCTGACTTGAGGACATATCCTGTCCATGGTGAATCTTTTGATTTGATGCCAGTAACCCAGGGCAGACAGAATGATAAATCACATGAACAGTTCAGTTCATTTGCAAACAGTGTAGATGGATATGTAGATAGTGGAATGAAAAAGTTGCATGGCTTTTATGACTGTGAAGAGCAAATGGAAATTGATTCACTACTTAATTCATTTGGGGCATCAAGTGATACATTTCCACAGACATATGAAATATTTCAGAAAGG TGAAAAAATTGTTGACCTTGATAAAAAGGTTATATTAGAGGAAAGCATTTCTGCTACATTCGCCAGCAGTATGGCCTCATATACTGCACAAGCTGGGGCCACTGAGTCAGCTGTATATGATGGATCATCTTGTCAACAGTATCAGTCTACTTCCCAGTCATGTGGTTTGTTATATTCCCCAGCCTGTCAATGGAAACGCATGCCAAGTTCTGTTTTCCCTTTAGGAGGGTGTCAAAATGGTGTTAGTGTGTCCAATCCAATGACTGCCTTGGGGACTAATGGAAAAGAACTCGGGTTGTACTCTGGCTATTTTTCAGTTCAGCAGCAACAAAATGTATCTAGTGATGCTAAATTGGAATTGGTTGACAATGTTGCTAACCCTTATCAAGAGTTTGCGATGGGTATGGATGGTCAATTTTGTTCGAAAAGGACCAATCCATATCAAAATGAAGTACTGGCAACCCAAGGTATATGGGGGCCTCAACGTGATATGATGATAAAATTTTCAAATCCTACTGGACAATCGGATATGCAGCTGCTCATGACACAGACTCCTCCTGGCCATCTGCCTGCTCCAAGCTTTTTCAAGTACCCCAACTCATCATTTATTGAAGCAGAGCTTAGTAAGGTTGACCAACATCATTCAGATATGCAGCTTCCCATGACAGAGACTTGTCAGGTTCAGCTGTCTGCTACGAGCTTGTCCAAGGACCCTGACACGTCATTAATTGAAGGAACAGAgcttaagaaagttgaaaaacatGATTCAGATATACAGCTTCCCATGACACAGACTAGTCATGTTCAGCTACCTGCTCCGAGCTTGTCCAAGGACCCCAACTCATCTTTACTTGGACGAACAAAGCTTACAAAAGTTGAACAACATGATTCAGATATGCAGCTTCCCATGACACAGACTAGTCATGCTCATCTGCCTGCTCCGAGCTTGTCCAAGGACCCTGACTCAGCATCTCTTGGAGGAACAGGGCTTAAGAAAGTTGACCAACATGATTCAGATATGCAGCTTCCCATGACATGGACTAGCCATGCTCAGCTGCCTGCTATGAGCTTGTCCAAGGACCCCAACTCACCATTAATTGGACAAACAGAGCTTAAGAAAGTTGAGCAGCATGATTCAGATATGCAGCTTCCCATGACACAAGCAAGTCATGCTCAGCTGCCTGCTCCAAGCTTGTCCAAGGACCCGGACTCAGCATCTCTTGGAGGAATAGAGCTTAAGAAAGTTGACAAGCATGATTCAGATATGCAGCTTCCCCTGGCACATACCAGCCACGTTCAGCTGCCTGCTATGAGCTTGTCCAAGGGCCCCAACTCATCATTAATTGGACGAACAGAGCTTAAGAAAGTTGGGCAACATGATTTAGATATGCAGGTGCCCATGACACAGACTAGTCGTGCTCAGCTGCCTGCTCCAAGCTTGTCCAAGGACCCCGACTCAGCATCTGTTGGAGGAACAGAGCTTAAGAAGATTGACCAACTTGATGATTATAGCCAGCAAAGTATCCTACTCTCAGCAACCAAACCTTCAAATTCAAGCGGTTCACCAATTAACAAGTTTGATGGCGAGGTGGTTTCGCGACCAATAAAACGGAAAAGATCAACAGCGTATGTTTTAACATCGCATGAACAAGTCATGTCTGGGGGTGGGAAAATGCAATGTCTAAG CGCCCCTGAGTTGGATTGTGCTCACGCCACTGAAAGATTGCCTGAGAAG GTAGATGGTGAAAATGCAACTTTTGCGGAGAATAGTACCGTCGTTTCTCGAGCTCACAGAAGACTTGATTTAACGACTAGCTTGATTCAGTATGTCCTTCCTGTTCCGCCAGCGAGACTTCTTGCAGCAAATGTCACGAATTCCAGTGAAACCGTTGTGTACCACATTTCTAAATTGGTGGTTAGTGATATGTATCGCACGGATAATGCCATGCAAAGTGAATACAT GCCACCGAACGAGACCAGCACCTCTGGAAAGGAAGACAATAATATTGTATCTGAAGTTCTGGAAACCTTTAATACGAGGTTTGACGATCTGGAACGCTCCGTGTCAAG AGCTGAAAAGGCACTCACTTTCCAAGATTTCGCATCTGAGGTCCGGGACATCGAGCGGTGGTCCATTCTCCATCGTTTCGTGAAGCTGCGGATGTTGCAGGAGTACAGGAGACTGCATGCGGGTGGCAGCTTGGATTCTACGCCGCACCCCTTCAGCACAAGCATCTTGAAGCATCATGAAGATCCATCCATGCCGCTAGACTCGCTGAACAGGGTCCGGTGTCGCCTGCTGAAGTAG